Proteins found in one Phycisphaerae bacterium genomic segment:
- a CDS encoding LamG domain-containing protein: protein MSGYVRNTLRMAAVAAMLVGSTAFAGLSEYQAAVRSEAKLVSYYTFDADSGSVVDTASGGHHGTLQGTAAFTVADEALGATGQALTLDGAGWVNFGVVEKFNFYEGDAETGHSNPGTVEMWIRPGANPGLYGSDPALAAARDGGPTRFSMHLDGWLNGWGVYAGGGGYHPYSYPFKTTEWYHLAFVFDQPTWTVKLYANGVRIGSFGGIGSDIGQPFQIGSSSPTGAELFKGRIDEVAVYDDALTEGQIASHYEAMVGTGFESPTTPLSILAGYESAVQAEASLLSFYSFEGDSGSVADKKGTVNGALVGPTSWTNGFAGGQALGLGLSGLGSVTMGPVPAFTFAGGSGTIEAWVTPSTSLKYRDPDAGRLAVLSCADIYDYNYYGMELRTSDKSFGVETSGSEAPGGGHFWASSVPDLFATAQWYHLAAVFEAGQLDFYINGRRVTNDDTPLSLVMPEGFLGNFQIGAVDPQGDWGFKGKIDEVAVYGAALTESQIAAHYASAAMTFSVHEHTFTDPTNMTPVSLTLSAPTGQTTPEGLNLTFSFNSSVIAVTIPAFGLTVAPGVAYPIPTGTANAQLTVTPIPGGYGVTTLTVTANPESGWLFTDSATFNNMLAGQGLIIVNDHFDDNCVYTNAGGSGGGWYQYFNGATQTEQDSSWKVTDGTYEWSAGGIYGKKGSADFKVMTTNGIRLEYVINGATVSKEGWNGFPGGEGADCRHELGIISANQAHDASNRDPQLFSNTSGGLYVNLFYAANGTLPTQDLVVTGHIRATNASHLSREDWEGAVGLETVATFALPNVTTITPEMPLVVTIEADETGWKVGFSPSAGAVFTPRTAGVSVQGGGKIGGGWDAASLGKGVITNEFNNGAFPWAFFQNMAGGQGTGSIDRIKACVGCTLSTDCPYPFADADEDGDVDQLDFAAYQLCYTGAFVEMASTCRCFDTNADGRITGPDFQAFLKCALTSGPNVPVDKTCGD from the coding sequence ATGTCTGGTTATGTTCGTAACACGCTGCGGATGGCCGCTGTGGCCGCCATGCTCGTTGGCTCGACTGCGTTCGCCGGCTTGTCCGAGTATCAGGCCGCGGTAAGGTCTGAGGCCAAACTGGTCAGCTACTACACGTTTGACGCCGACTCCGGAAGCGTGGTTGACACCGCCAGCGGCGGCCATCACGGCACCCTGCAGGGCACGGCTGCGTTCACCGTGGCCGATGAGGCCCTGGGCGCCACAGGACAGGCCTTGACGCTTGATGGCGCCGGGTGGGTGAACTTCGGGGTGGTCGAGAAGTTCAACTTCTACGAAGGCGATGCCGAGACGGGTCACAGCAACCCAGGGACCGTCGAGATGTGGATTCGGCCGGGCGCGAACCCCGGCTTGTACGGCTCCGATCCGGCGCTGGCCGCGGCCCGTGACGGGGGTCCGACCCGGTTCAGCATGCACTTGGACGGCTGGCTGAACGGCTGGGGCGTCTACGCGGGCGGGGGCGGCTACCATCCATACAGCTATCCGTTCAAAACGACCGAGTGGTATCATCTGGCTTTTGTCTTCGATCAGCCCACCTGGACGGTCAAGCTCTACGCCAACGGGGTGCGGATCGGCAGCTTCGGGGGCATCGGGAGTGACATTGGCCAGCCTTTCCAGATCGGCTCGTCCTCTCCGACCGGAGCGGAGCTGTTCAAAGGCAGGATTGACGAAGTGGCGGTCTACGACGACGCACTGACCGAAGGGCAGATTGCGTCGCACTATGAAGCCATGGTGGGCACGGGTTTCGAGTCGCCCACCACACCGCTGAGTATCTTGGCGGGGTATGAGAGCGCTGTTCAGGCGGAGGCCTCCCTGTTGAGCTTCTACAGCTTCGAGGGAGACTCCGGGTCGGTAGCGGACAAGAAAGGCACGGTGAACGGTGCCCTGGTCGGGCCCACGAGTTGGACGAACGGATTCGCGGGCGGCCAGGCTCTGGGCTTGGGGCTCTCCGGCTTGGGGAGCGTGACCATGGGACCGGTGCCCGCCTTCACCTTTGCCGGCGGGTCCGGAACGATCGAGGCCTGGGTCACCCCTTCCACGAGCCTGAAGTACCGCGACCCGGATGCCGGAAGACTTGCGGTCCTGTCGTGCGCCGATATCTACGATTACAACTACTACGGCATGGAGTTGCGGACGTCGGACAAGTCCTTTGGCGTCGAGACGAGCGGTTCCGAGGCTCCCGGTGGGGGGCATTTCTGGGCGTCCTCGGTTCCTGATCTGTTCGCAACGGCCCAGTGGTACCACTTGGCCGCCGTTTTCGAGGCCGGCCAGTTGGATTTCTATATTAACGGTCGGCGGGTTACGAACGACGACACCCCGCTCAGCTTGGTGATGCCCGAAGGTTTCCTGGGCAATTTCCAGATCGGGGCGGTCGACCCGCAGGGCGACTGGGGATTCAAGGGCAAGATCGATGAAGTGGCCGTCTACGGGGCGGCTCTCACCGAGTCTCAGATCGCCGCCCACTATGCCAGCGCGGCGATGACCTTCTCGGTTCATGAACACACGTTTACCGATCCGACGAACATGACGCCGGTGTCGTTGACCTTGTCGGCGCCCACGGGCCAGACTACCCCGGAAGGCCTGAACCTGACCTTCTCCTTCAATTCGTCAGTGATCGCGGTGACCATTCCCGCTTTCGGGCTGACGGTTGCCCCGGGCGTTGCGTATCCGATTCCGACGGGGACCGCAAACGCCCAGTTGACGGTCACGCCGATCCCCGGGGGGTACGGTGTCACAACACTGACCGTGACGGCGAACCCCGAGTCCGGCTGGTTGTTCACCGACAGCGCGACCTTCAACAACATGCTGGCGGGTCAGGGCCTGATCATCGTCAACGATCACTTTGACGACAATTGTGTCTACACGAACGCCGGCGGTTCTGGCGGGGGTTGGTACCAATACTTCAACGGCGCCACGCAGACCGAGCAGGACTCGAGCTGGAAGGTCACTGACGGCACGTATGAATGGAGTGCGGGCGGCATCTACGGCAAGAAGGGCTCGGCCGATTTCAAGGTCATGACCACGAACGGCATTCGACTCGAGTACGTCATCAACGGCGCCACGGTGAGCAAGGAAGGATGGAACGGCTTCCCGGGCGGCGAAGGCGCCGACTGCCGGCATGAGCTGGGTATCATCTCCGCGAATCAAGCTCATGACGCATCCAACAGAGACCCTCAACTATTCAGCAATACCTCCGGTGGCCTGTATGTCAACCTCTTCTACGCGGCCAACGGGACGCTGCCGACGCAAGATCTGGTGGTGACCGGCCACATCCGCGCGACCAATGCGTCGCACCTGAGCCGCGAGGATTGGGAAGGGGCCGTGGGCTTGGAGACCGTAGCCACGTTTGCACTGCCGAACGTGACCACCATTACCCCGGAAATGCCTCTGGTGGTGACGATCGAGGCGGACGAGACCGGCTGGAAGGTCGGTTTCTCTCCGTCGGCGGGCGCCGTCTTCACACCCCGGACGGCCGGTGTCTCTGTTCAGGGCGGCGGTAAGATTGGCGGTGGATGGGACGCCGCCTCGCTGGGCAAGGGCGTCATCACCAATGAATTCAACAACGGCGCCTTCCCCTGGGCGTTTTTCCAGAACATGGCAGGAGGCCAGGGCACCGGCTCCATCGACCGCATCAAGGCCTGCGTCGGCTGCACACTGAGCACCGATTGCCCCTATCCGTTCGCGGATGCCGATGAGGACGGCGATGTCGATCAGCTCGATTTTGCCGCCTATCAGCTCTGCTATACCGGGGCCTTTGTCGAGATGGCCTCAACATGCCGGTGCTTCGACACCAATGCCGACGGGCGAATCACGGGCCCCGACTTCCAGGCGTTCCTGAAGTGTGCCCTGACCAGTGGGCCAAATGTTCCGGTGGACAAGACCTGCGGAGACTGA
- a CDS encoding glycoside hydrolase family 127 protein has translation MRNARMMTRTVPVVFAAMTMSVYGANKHYPVNGEGVTQTAYVSLPVGAVKPGGWLKDQLTVQANGLTGHLDEFWESLKKSAWLGMAKGEDWERGPYYLDGLVPLAYVLDDPRLIAKVRPWIDWMIASAQPNGWFGPVSNPDRWPRAVALKVLIQYQEATGDPKALEVVRNYFKYLGDNPPDWPNNEWRGMRAMENAVAGFWLYRRTGNPDVLKVVKSIYDHSFKWTEYFTNFPYTDDVLARGYAPGHPSHVVNIAMAVKYPGIYHSLSKDIRHKDAVYVGLKSLDKYHGQACGRFAGDEHLSGRRPTQGTELCAVVEFMFSLERLVEVFGDPALADRIELLGYNANPGACTADYWAHQYDQQSNQVLVSVAKREWRTNDDTSNIYGLEPNFGCCTANMHQGWPKLVTHLWMATQDNGLAAVIYGPSTVKAKVGETGEEVTITQETDYPFGGEVKFAIRIAKPTEFPLQFRIPGWAEDAELRVGDDVVPAPAGRFAEIRRTFKDGDEIQLTLPMTVRTETRYNNAIAILRGPLYFSLKIGEKWTKLKGYSDKFPSADWQIEPTTPWNYGLLIDPANPAASVTTFTDRPSPVPYDTAKPPVTLRVKGKAIPSWKMVNNSAGPTPVSPLMSKEPETTLELIPYGSTRLRITEFPVIKD, from the coding sequence ATGCGCAACGCACGGATGATGACACGGACCGTCCCCGTGGTATTCGCGGCCATGACAATGTCGGTCTACGGCGCCAATAAGCACTATCCGGTCAATGGTGAGGGGGTCACCCAGACCGCCTACGTGTCCCTGCCGGTAGGGGCCGTTAAGCCGGGTGGCTGGCTCAAGGATCAGTTAACCGTTCAGGCGAACGGATTGACCGGACATCTTGACGAGTTCTGGGAAAGCCTGAAGAAATCTGCCTGGCTCGGCATGGCCAAGGGCGAAGACTGGGAGCGCGGTCCATACTACCTCGACGGCCTCGTGCCGTTGGCCTACGTGCTGGACGATCCGCGTCTGATCGCCAAGGTCAGACCCTGGATCGACTGGATGATCGCCAGCGCACAGCCGAATGGCTGGTTCGGGCCGGTGTCAAACCCCGACCGTTGGCCACGAGCCGTCGCCCTGAAGGTCCTGATCCAGTACCAGGAGGCCACCGGCGACCCCAAGGCCCTTGAAGTTGTTCGCAACTACTTCAAGTACCTGGGCGACAATCCGCCCGATTGGCCGAACAACGAATGGCGGGGAATGCGGGCGATGGAGAACGCGGTGGCTGGCTTCTGGCTGTATCGCCGTACCGGTAATCCGGACGTCCTCAAGGTAGTCAAGTCCATCTATGACCACAGCTTCAAGTGGACCGAGTACTTCACCAACTTTCCCTACACTGATGATGTTTTGGCCAGAGGATACGCCCCGGGCCATCCTTCCCACGTGGTCAACATCGCCATGGCCGTCAAGTACCCGGGGATTTACCATTCACTCTCCAAGGACATCCGGCACAAGGACGCGGTCTACGTCGGCCTGAAAAGCCTCGACAAATACCACGGCCAGGCGTGCGGGCGCTTCGCCGGCGATGAGCATCTCTCGGGCCGCCGACCCACGCAGGGCACCGAGTTGTGCGCGGTCGTCGAGTTCATGTTCTCTCTCGAGCGTCTGGTCGAAGTGTTCGGCGATCCGGCGCTGGCCGACCGCATCGAACTCCTCGGCTACAACGCCAACCCCGGTGCATGCACGGCCGACTACTGGGCCCATCAGTACGACCAGCAGAGCAATCAGGTTCTCGTTTCGGTCGCCAAGCGGGAATGGCGGACCAACGACGATACTTCGAATATCTACGGCCTCGAGCCGAACTTCGGTTGTTGCACCGCGAACATGCATCAGGGCTGGCCCAAGTTGGTCACCCATCTCTGGATGGCGACCCAGGACAACGGGCTGGCTGCCGTCATCTACGGGCCAAGCACGGTCAAGGCCAAGGTCGGCGAGACGGGCGAGGAAGTGACCATCACCCAGGAAACGGACTATCCCTTCGGCGGTGAGGTCAAATTCGCCATCCGGATTGCCAAGCCGACCGAGTTCCCGCTTCAGTTCCGCATCCCGGGTTGGGCGGAGGACGCTGAGCTGAGAGTGGGCGACGATGTGGTGCCCGCGCCGGCCGGCCGGTTTGCCGAGATCAGACGCACCTTCAAGGACGGCGACGAGATCCAACTCACGCTCCCGATGACGGTCCGCACCGAGACCCGCTATAACAACGCGATCGCCATCCTGCGTGGCCCGCTCTACTTCTCGCTCAAGATCGGCGAGAAATGGACCAAGCTCAAAGGCTACAGCGACAAGTTCCCTTCAGCAGACTGGCAGATCGAGCCGACGACGCCCTGGAACTACGGCTTGCTCATCGACCCGGCCAATCCAGCCGCCTCGGTCACGACCTTCACTGACCGGCCCAGCCCTGTGCCTTACGACACCGCTAAGCCGCCGGTGACCCTGCGGGTCAAGGGTAAGGCGATCCCGAGCTGGAAGATGGTCAACAACTCCGCCGGGCCGACGCCGGTGAGCCCGCTGATGTCCAAGGAGCCGGAGACCACCCTGGAACTCATACCCTACGGCAGCACGCGACTGCGCATCACAGAGTTCCCGGTCATCAAGGACTGA
- a CDS encoding isochorismatase family protein, whose translation MTDSFTRKPFAAPGWYARLHTSEAETTGCQDRPRSVRPRVKGGADVSYDVGEVRRMGGGRRESTNWSRVVIDVCTQRDFLDAGAILGVADREPLIARLRAVIEWATEGQLAVVSLIESHRPTEPIHDAPLHCIDDTPGQRKLDFTLLEPRILIETDNYLSLPPDLHDHYRQLIFRKRTRDILGNPKADRFLTQLQTDEVILIGVGLERAIKALALGLLARHHHVTVVTDACGQWSQADGDLAIRQLGAKGVNLLTVAELIATPATPPVVSRFRRSRRRLRSRRHHPVESTSGSVGRREITNA comes from the coding sequence ATGACCGACAGCTTCACCCGCAAGCCGTTCGCGGCTCCGGGCTGGTACGCCCGCCTGCACACTTCGGAGGCGGAAACGACCGGATGCCAGGACCGTCCGAGGTCGGTTCGGCCTCGCGTAAAGGGTGGTGCTGACGTGAGTTATGACGTAGGGGAGGTTAGGAGAATGGGGGGGGGGCGCAGAGAGAGCACCAACTGGAGCCGGGTGGTTATCGACGTCTGTACCCAACGGGACTTTCTGGACGCCGGGGCCATTCTTGGCGTCGCGGACCGGGAACCGCTCATCGCTCGCTTACGAGCGGTCATCGAATGGGCTACGGAGGGGCAGCTGGCGGTCGTCTCACTCATCGAATCTCACCGGCCTACGGAGCCGATTCACGACGCGCCCCTGCACTGTATCGATGACACCCCCGGCCAGCGCAAGCTTGACTTCACGCTACTCGAGCCGCGGATCCTCATCGAAACCGACAACTATCTGAGTCTTCCGCCAGACCTGCACGACCACTACCGCCAGCTGATCTTCCGCAAGCGAACCCGTGACATCCTGGGCAACCCAAAGGCGGACCGGTTCCTGACCCAGCTCCAGACCGACGAGGTCATCCTCATCGGCGTCGGGCTCGAGCGGGCGATCAAGGCCCTTGCCCTGGGTCTCCTCGCCCGTCATCACCACGTGACCGTCGTTACCGATGCGTGCGGGCAGTGGAGCCAGGCGGATGGCGATCTGGCCATCCGGCAACTCGGGGCCAAGGGCGTGAACCTCCTCACCGTCGCAGAGTTGATCGCCACCCCTGCAACGCCTCCGGTCGTCAGCCGGTTCCGCCGCTCACGCCGCCGCCTCCGCAGCCGACGACACCATCCCGTGGAGTCGACCAGCGGCTCCGTCGGCCGGCGAGAGATCACCAACGCCTGA
- the thiC gene encoding phosphomethylpyrimidine synthase ThiC, whose amino-acid sequence MTAQTGKPADGPVVHDEVITREPFPASRKTYVPGVIHPDIRVPMREILLSPTPSHLPGGQATINPPITVYDTSGPYTDPDVAINPRGGLPAVRLSWILNRGDVEELAAPSSEYGRRRLADRDLDAVRFPVLRRPLRARVGRRVTQMHYARKGIVTPEMEFIAIRENQRREGLTGLAGGNGQNQVAGRIHTGQPWGAPIPKVITPELVRDEVARGRAFIPSNINHPEIEPMIIGRNFLVKINANLGNSAVSSSIEEEVEKMVWAIRWGADTVMDLSTGVHIHETREWIIRNSPVPIGTVPIYQALEKVDGRPQELTWEVFRDTLIEQAEQGVDYFTIHAALRLRDVPLTVRRLSGIVSRGGSIHAKWMLAHHHENFAFEHWDEICEIMAAYDVGFSIGDGLRPGSIADANDEAQFSELKTQGDLTRRAWDHDVQVMNEGPGHVPMHLIQDNMARQLEWCHEAPFYTLGPLTTDIAPGYDHITSAIGAAMIGWYGCAMLCYVTPKEHLGLPNRKDVRDGVIAYKIAAHAADLAKGHPGAQYRDDALSKARFEFRWGDQFNLSLDPQTALASHDETMPSEGAKVAHFCSMCGPKFCAMEISRQVSDEAAAQGVADAKDIEEGMRRKSTEFREAGSEIYQVR is encoded by the coding sequence ATGACTGCCCAGACTGGCAAGCCCGCGGATGGCCCAGTTGTTCACGACGAAGTGATTACCCGTGAGCCATTCCCGGCTTCCCGCAAGACCTACGTACCCGGGGTGATCCATCCGGACATCCGCGTGCCCATGCGTGAGATCCTGCTGTCTCCCACTCCCTCGCACCTTCCGGGCGGACAGGCGACCATCAACCCGCCGATCACGGTCTACGACACCTCCGGCCCCTACACCGATCCGGACGTGGCCATCAATCCACGCGGCGGCCTGCCGGCGGTCCGGCTCTCCTGGATCCTGAACCGGGGCGATGTCGAGGAACTTGCCGCGCCTAGCTCCGAGTACGGCCGCCGTCGCCTGGCGGATCGGGACCTGGACGCAGTCCGATTCCCCGTCCTGCGCAGACCCCTGCGGGCCAGGGTGGGGCGGCGGGTCACCCAGATGCACTACGCCAGAAAGGGAATCGTCACCCCTGAGATGGAGTTCATCGCCATCCGCGAGAACCAGAGGCGCGAGGGGTTGACCGGGCTGGCGGGCGGAAACGGCCAAAATCAAGTGGCCGGCCGCATCCACACCGGCCAACCCTGGGGCGCCCCTATCCCCAAAGTCATAACCCCCGAGTTGGTGCGCGATGAGGTCGCCCGCGGGCGGGCCTTCATCCCCTCCAACATCAACCATCCTGAGATCGAGCCGATGATCATTGGCCGCAACTTCCTGGTCAAGATCAACGCCAATCTCGGCAACTCGGCGGTGAGTTCCTCCATCGAGGAGGAAGTCGAGAAGATGGTCTGGGCCATCCGGTGGGGCGCCGACACGGTCATGGACCTGTCCACCGGAGTACACATTCACGAGACCCGCGAGTGGATCATCCGGAACTCGCCCGTCCCGATCGGCACCGTGCCGATCTATCAAGCCCTCGAAAAAGTGGACGGCCGTCCGCAGGAACTCACCTGGGAAGTATTCCGCGACACGCTCATCGAGCAGGCCGAGCAGGGCGTTGACTACTTCACCATCCACGCGGCCCTGCGACTCCGAGATGTGCCTCTGACCGTCAGGCGGCTGAGCGGGATCGTCTCGCGAGGCGGTTCGATTCATGCCAAGTGGATGTTGGCCCACCATCACGAGAACTTCGCCTTCGAACATTGGGATGAGATCTGCGAGATCATGGCCGCCTATGACGTCGGGTTCTCGATCGGGGACGGTCTGAGACCGGGCTCCATCGCGGACGCCAATGACGAGGCCCAGTTCTCCGAGCTCAAGACCCAGGGCGATCTGACCCGCCGGGCGTGGGACCATGACGTGCAGGTGATGAACGAAGGCCCCGGGCACGTGCCCATGCACCTCATCCAGGACAACATGGCCCGGCAACTCGAATGGTGCCACGAGGCTCCGTTCTACACCCTCGGGCCGCTGACCACGGACATCGCTCCGGGCTATGACCACATTACCAGCGCCATCGGCGCGGCCATGATCGGCTGGTACGGCTGCGCGATGCTCTGCTACGTGACGCCCAAGGAACACCTCGGCCTGCCCAACCGCAAGGATGTGCGCGACGGCGTGATCGCCTACAAAATCGCCGCCCACGCCGCGGATCTGGCCAAAGGCCACCCGGGAGCCCAGTACCGCGACGACGCTTTGAGCAAGGCCCGCTTCGAGTTCAGATGGGGTGACCAGTTCAACCTGTCGTTGGATCCCCAGACGGCCCTGGCTTCCCACGACGAGACAATGCCTTCGGAGGGTGCCAAGGTCGCCCACTTCTGCAGTATGTGTGGGCCGAAGTTCTGTGCCATGGAGATCAGCCGGCAGGTCAGTGACGAGGCCGCGGCCCAGGGTGTCGCGGATGCCAAGGACATCGAGGAAGGCATGCGCCGCAAGAGCACCGAGTTCCGCGAGGCGGGCAGCGAGATCTACCAGGTACGTTAG